The DNA segment CCAGCCGTTCTCGAAGTCGGCCAGCGAATTGCCGTAGTTGGAGGAACCGAATCCCATCTCCGCCATGACCTGCACGACCGCTGCGTCGATCGGCTTGCGCTCCAGGATGTCGCTCACTTCGATGAGTGATCCGGAATAAGCGAACGAACGGATGTCGGACAGCACCTCGGTCAACGCGTAGATGAACATGAGCAGGAACTGCGCCACCCATGCGACCGAGCCCGATACGTCGCACAGGACCATGACGCGCGGCTTTTCGATTCGCCGCTGCTTCCAGGCCGTGATGAACGGAACGCCGCCCCAGCCCATGTTGCGCCGGAGCGTGCGCCGGATGTCGAGCTGGCCGCGCTGGCGCCGGCGCCGCTTCATCGCATAGCGCGTCGCGATGCGCTTGGCCATCGTGCGCACCAGCACGCGCATGCGCTCGTGCTGGCTGGGGTCGATGTTCGCCAGCCGCGAGGACTTGAGCATGCGGCTGCGCAACTGTTCCGTTTCGGCGCGACCGTAGAGCAGCATGCTGCGCTCGACGTAATCGCGCGCGGAATCGCGCAGCCGTTCCAGGCGCTCGCTCAGGCGTTGTGCGCGGTCGTCGTCATCCGCGCCGCCGCTCGCGCGCAATGCGGCCGTTTGCGCTTCCACTTCGCGCAGACCCATGCGCTCCAGGATCTGGCGGATGTAGAGGTTCTTCTGCGTGAAGAGCCGGATCTTCTCGATTCCGACCTGGCGCGCGGCGGATTCCAGCGCGCTCGCAAGGGTTGCGCGGTCGTCGTTTTCCAGCAGTTGCGACAACGACGCGCGACCCGAACCGTCTGTAGGCTCGGCTGCGTCCGATGCGCTTCCCTGCGGGCTGCGCGCAGGCGCCGCATCCACATCCGCAGCCGCCTTGCCGG comes from the Betaproteobacteria bacterium genome and includes:
- a CDS encoding VWA domain-containing protein, producing MSGPLPSFSAPLRAQASEPLRRFLQVARGAGLRVSAAEGIDAARAVDLVGYDDRGVLKDTLGLVLAKTPEEKALYDEAFELYFQREALAGKAAADVDAAPARSPQGSASDAAEPTDGSGRASLSQLLENDDRATLASALESAARQVGIEKIRLFTQKNLYIRQILERMGLREVEAQTAALRASGGADDDDRAQRLSERLERLRDSARDYVERSMLLYGRAETEQLRSRMLKSSRLANIDPSQHERMRVLVRTMAKRIATRYAMKRRRRQRGQLDIRRTLRRNMGWGGVPFITAWKQRRIEKPRVMVLCDVSGSVAWVAQFLLMFIYALTEVLSDIRSFAYSGSLIEVSDILERKPIDAAVVQVMAEMGFGSSNYGNSLADFENGWMEQVTNKTTLIILGDARGNDNDPRTEIMDRLAQRAKRIIWLNPEPRSAWGTGDSDMYRYLPYCSLARVCSTLNDLERVITDLLDRAH